In Megalops cyprinoides isolate fMegCyp1 chromosome 16, fMegCyp1.pri, whole genome shotgun sequence, the genomic window ATAACAAGGATCTGCTTCATACTGTCAGATTCAGAAATGTCCCGCTGTGTCCTGATCTCTCCGCTGTGGACAGCAATAGTGAAAAGTCCCGGGTCTGTGGATTTCACCATCTGATAGGACAGCCACGCGTTCTGTCCAGAGTCCGCATCCACAGCGATCACCTTGGAAACCAGGGAGCCCGCCTGAGCAGCTTTGGGGACCATCTCAGTCATGAAGGagctccctgctggagcagggtATAATATCTGTGGAGAGTTATCATTCTCATCTGTTATGAAGACGCTCACACTCACGTTGCTGCTCAGTGGAGGAGAACCATTGTCTCTGGCAACAACGAGGACTTTAAAGCTTCTGAACTGCTCATAATCAAATGATCTCACAGCATGGATCACTCCCGTGTCTCCGTTAATGGACAAAAACGACGACACCGGAACACCGCCGACTTCACTCGACAGCAGAGAATAGAACACCGTGCCGTTCTGTCTCCAGTCCGGGTCTCTCGCccttacagtaataacagaggagccgggtttgttattttcacacacatagGCGCTGTAAGACTGTTCATCAAATACAGGCGGGTTGTCGTTCACGTCCGATACCGACAACTGCACAGTTTTAGAGGAAGACAAAGGCGGAGAGCCCTCGTCGGTAGCAGTGATTGTAATGTTGTAATCAGACACTAATTCGCGGTCTAGTTCTCCTGTAGTTACCAGCGAGTAATAATTTTTGATGGACGGAATTAACTTGAAAGGAACATTTTGCTGAATGGAGCAACGGACCTGTCGATTTGGCCCGGAGTCTTTATCCTGAACATTGATGATGCCCACCTCTGCGCCAGGTAACGCGCTCTCAGGGATGGGATTATTCAGAGATTTCAAATATATCACAGGTGCGTTGTCATTTACATCGGTGACTTCTATAATTACAGTAGAATACGAAACTAAACCAGACCCATCTTTTGCTTGGATTCGCATTTCATAAGCGGAACCTTCTTCGAAATCCACTGGCCCCTTCACCCCAATTTCTCCTGTCTTGTGATCAAGCTTAAACGTTTTTTTAACGTCATCTTCAACATGTTCAAATTCATACGTCACTTCACCATTTGCTCCCTCGTCTGCATCACTGGCGCTGACTGTAACCACTACGGTGCCTAAAGCAGAATTTTCAGCCAGACTGGCTTTATAGACGCTCTGGCTAAACACGGGGATATTATCGTTAGCATCCAGCACAGTGACGTGTATAACTACAGTACCAGATCTCTGCGGAGTCCCTCCGTCAGACGCAGTAAGTAACAATGTAACCTCCTGCTGCTCTTCGCGATCCAGCTCTTTTTCTAAAACTAACTCACCGTATTTTCTTCCAGCTGCGTTCGTGTGAACAGCCAGAGTAAAATGATCATTCCTCTGTAGCGTGTAGCTCTGAACAGCGTTTTGCCCGATATCCGCATCGTGGGCCGCACCTATGAGGAAACGTGCACCTTTAACAGCAGATTCTCTAATTTCCAGTCTAATACGATCATTTGCAAATTGTGGCGAGTTGTCATTCATATCCTGGATGTGAAGTGATATACGATGCAGTTCTAGAGGATTCTCCAGCACAAGCTCAGAATTTAAAACACACGaagccttttgtccacaaagaGCTTCTCTGTCAATCCTTTCAGACACAATCAAATCACCAGAATTCACATTAATGTCGCAATAACTTCGGCTGCCTCCTTCGGTATCTATACGAGCGTTGCGAGCAGACAGGCTTTTAACATCCACACCGAGATCCTTCGCTATATTTCCTATGACAGATCCGCGTTTCATCTCCTCCGGAATAGAGTAGCTCACATCCCCAAAGCAAGCAGGCAGGgcgaaaagaaagaaaaccaaacagcGCGTCGAGCTGTTCACCGGGAATCCGTTATATCCCATTTTCAGATCGAAACCGCAGTTAATTTACGCTGCAATTCAATCTTTCATTCTCTACAAATATATCACAGGAAGAGATTCCTTTTCTCCGATAATAAcatccagacagacagaaactgtATGTACAGTCCGACTCGTACGATGGTTTTCTATGGTGCCGCTTCGAGTCTCCTGCTTCTGAATATCACACCAGTAGGAGGAGAGGGGTATCTGAATTCCCTTTGCTGGTGAACAGCGACACATGCAGTATTTTTCACTAACTGCGCATAATAAGAGGCATAAATCTCCAGGGTTTAAATGTTTACGATCAAATTACTGATAATTTAACTCGGCTGAAACGGTGTCAGAGATTACATTTCAAACGTTGCAATGATAAAAACTCTCCTCGAAGACAAAAGCACTGTCACACCAGCAAATTAATGCTACAAAATAATAAGCAATGACTTTTTAACCCGACGCTAAATATGCGAGTTACACAAAAGCTCGATCCATTACTCAATAAATAACGCAACCAACATGTGTTGAGTTTCTGATGTtctgaaaatatacataaatcatttaaaataattaaagtaaCAAGGTTAGCTTTATATGCTGGTAGGTTTGCAAGTCAAAATTTCTCATGAAAATCATGACaatcatattaaaacattttataacactgcacagctctgcagagaatAAGCAGCAGTTCTTACAATGATCTTTTTACACAACAGATGAATTTGCAGccacactgctcctcacagtgactgcatttctgaataaaacatttccaggaaCGTTAATTACATACACAGTCACATCTGATACACAACAAACCATTCTGGCTTCGCTTCCTTCACGAAATAAGAGTGAAACAGGCAGCGTTTG contains:
- the LOC118790709 gene encoding protocadherin gamma-A11-like; the protein is MGYNGFPVNSSTRCLVFFLFALPACFGDVSYSIPEEMKRGSVIGNIAKDLGVDVKSLSARNARIDTEGGSRSYCDINVNSGDLIVSERIDREALCGQKASCVLNSELVLENPLELHRISLHIQDMNDNSPQFANDRIRLEIRESAVKGARFLIGAAHDADIGQNAVQSYTLQRNDHFTLAVHTNAAGRKYGELVLEKELDREEQQEVTLLLTASDGGTPQRSGTVVIHVTVLDANDNIPVFSQSVYKASLAENSALGTVVVTVSASDADEGANGEVTYEFEHVEDDVKKTFKLDHKTGEIGVKGPVDFEEGSAYEMRIQAKDGSGLVSYSTVIIEVTDVNDNAPVIYLKSLNNPIPESALPGAEVGIINVQDKDSGPNRQVRCSIQQNVPFKLIPSIKNYYSLVTTGELDRELVSDYNITITATDEGSPPLSSSKTVQLSVSDVNDNPPVFDEQSYSAYVCENNKPGSSVITVRARDPDWRQNGTVFYSLLSSEVGGVPVSSFLSINGDTGVIHAVRSFDYEQFRSFKVLVVARDNGSPPLSSNVSVSVFITDENDNSPQILYPAPAGSSFMTEMVPKAAQAGSLVSKVIAVDADSGQNAWLSYQMVKSTDPGLFTIAVHSGEIRTQRDISESDSMKQILVISVKDNGQPSLSTSCSVYLLISDNLAEVPELKDMSYEENNSRLTSYLIIALVSVSTFFLTFIILIVAVRFCRRRKPRLLLDGAVAIPSAYFPPNYAEVEGAGTLRSSYNYDTYLTTGSRTSDFKFVSSYNDVTLPADQTLKRSPNQSTEERGVSENGSKCATLVNNLYYFI